A DNA window from Chryseobacterium sp. MEBOG06 contains the following coding sequences:
- a CDS encoding bacteriocin-like protein, which yields MKNLKKLSRNELKTLNGFGSINPFFSEDPGEAEGCKQCVSCSNRQGSQSCYTDPKGDCGKALSMAQSLC from the coding sequence ATGAAAAATCTAAAAAAACTTTCGAGAAACGAGTTGAAAACTTTAAATGGATTTGGATCAATCAATCCTTTTTTTTCTGAAGATCCAGGTGAAGCCGAGGGATGTAAGCAATGCGTATCGTGTTCTAATAGACAAGGAAGTCAGTCTTGTTATACAGATCCAAAAGGAGATTGTGGAAAAGCATTGAGTATGGCGCAATCATTATGTTAG
- the rpmD gene encoding 50S ribosomal protein L30, translated as MATIKVKQVRSAIGRTKTQKRTLEALGLKKLHQVVEHEATPSILGMIAAVGHLLEVQK; from the coding sequence ATGGCAACAATTAAAGTAAAGCAAGTAAGAAGCGCTATTGGTAGAACAAAAACCCAAAAGAGAACGCTTGAAGCATTAGGATTAAAAAAACTTCACCAAGTTGTAGAACATGAAGCGACTCCTTCTATCTTAGGAATGATCGCTGCAGTAGGTCACTTACTTGAAGTTCAAAAATAA
- the rpsD gene encoding 30S ribosomal protein S4 — protein sequence MARYIGPKTKIARKFGAAIYGDDKNFEKRKNQPPGQHGPNKRRGAKKSEYAVQLAEKQKAKYTYGILERQFANLFEKAHRSKGVTGEVLLQLCESRLDNVVYRLGFAKTRSGARQLVSHRHITVNGEILNIPSYLVKAGDVITVREKSKSLEVVTDALASKSNYEWLQFNDEKKEGTFISAPERIQIPEDIKENLIVELYSK from the coding sequence ATGGCAAGATATATTGGACCTAAAACTAAGATTGCTAGAAAGTTTGGTGCTGCAATCTACGGAGATGATAAGAACTTCGAAAAGAGAAAAAACCAACCGCCAGGACAACATGGTCCTAACAAAAGAAGAGGTGCTAAAAAATCAGAATATGCAGTTCAGTTAGCAGAAAAACAAAAAGCTAAATATACTTACGGTATTTTAGAAAGACAGTTCGCTAACTTATTTGAAAAAGCACACAGAAGTAAAGGTGTAACAGGGGAAGTTCTATTACAACTTTGTGAATCAAGATTGGATAACGTAGTATACAGATTAGGTTTTGCTAAAACTAGATCTGGTGCTAGACAATTAGTTTCTCACAGACACATCACTGTGAACGGAGAGATTCTTAATATCCCTTCTTACTTGGTAAAAGCTGGTGATGTGATCACTGTAAGAGAAAAGTCTAAGTCTCTTGAGGTTGTTACCGATGCATTGGCTTCTAAGTCAAACTATGAGTGGTTACAATTCAACGATGAGAAGAAAGAAGGTACTTTCATTTCTGCTCCTGAGAGAATCCAAATTCCGGAGGACATCAAGGAGAACCTTATCGTCGAACTTTACTCTAAATAA
- a CDS encoding GLPGLI family protein → MHKYFIFFIFFIQYSYSQNYRVIYDFTYKPDSLKKDSDNLEMVLDVQKDYTKFYYRKLIKLDSLVRSGSIISYTFPIQQIIKRKTSSFKNENFVNVAGIYYNYPSIDDIKWKILPQTKLSDNYKLQKAEAIWGGRKWIAWFSLEMPVSEGPYKFKGLPGLIFEVKDSNDNFNYKLVSINKILSDYDTSNIVESNLGVKPVSITLKQYQKLLIDNYNNPFGEYYTMKEGTWGLTIFDKHINSLEGLKSIKKDYQLQIINNYNPIELDKAVKYQ, encoded by the coding sequence ATGCATAAATATTTCATTTTTTTCATTTTTTTTATTCAATATTCTTATTCTCAAAACTATAGAGTGATTTATGATTTTACTTATAAACCAGACTCATTGAAAAAAGATAGTGATAATCTTGAAATGGTACTTGATGTACAGAAAGATTATACTAAGTTTTATTATAGAAAATTAATTAAATTAGATTCCTTGGTAAGAAGTGGAAGTATTATTTCTTATACTTTTCCTATACAGCAGATAATAAAAAGAAAAACAAGCTCTTTTAAGAATGAAAATTTTGTGAATGTAGCAGGTATATATTATAATTATCCTTCTATAGATGATATTAAATGGAAAATACTACCTCAGACAAAACTCTCAGACAATTATAAATTACAAAAAGCCGAGGCTATTTGGGGTGGACGAAAATGGATTGCATGGTTTTCTCTTGAAATGCCCGTTTCAGAAGGGCCGTATAAATTTAAAGGATTGCCGGGATTAATATTTGAAGTAAAAGACTCCAATGATAATTTTAATTATAAATTAGTTTCTATTAATAAAATTTTATCAGACTATGATACGTCTAATATTGTTGAGTCCAATCTTGGAGTGAAACCTGTATCGATTACATTAAAACAATATCAGAAATTATTAATTGATAACTATAATAATCCATTCGGTGAATATTATACGATGAAAGAAGGAACTTGGGGATTAACTATATTTGATAAACATATTAATAGTTTAGAAGGGTTAAAAAGTATTAAAAAAGATTACCAGCTTCAGATTATAAATAATTATAATCCCATAGAATTGGATAAGGCTGTTAAGTATCAATAA
- the rplO gene encoding 50S ribosomal protein L15, translated as MNLNNIQPAAGSTFNSKRIGRGQGTGKGGTSTKGHKGQKARAGYSQKIGFEGGQMPLQRRLPKFGFKNVNRKEFRGVNLDTIQTLIENKSITGEITKEVLVANGVVSKNELVKIMGRGELKSAISISADKFTKSAEELIAKAGGKAITL; from the coding sequence ATGAATTTAAACAATATACAACCAGCTGCAGGTTCTACATTCAATTCAAAAAGAATTGGTAGAGGACAAGGTACTGGAAAAGGAGGTACTTCAACAAAAGGACACAAAGGTCAGAAAGCTAGAGCTGGTTATTCTCAGAAAATCGGTTTCGAAGGTGGACAGATGCCTTTACAAAGAAGATTACCTAAATTCGGATTCAAAAACGTAAACAGAAAAGAGTTTAGAGGAGTTAACCTTGATACTATCCAAACTTTAATCGAGAACAAATCCATCACTGGAGAAATCACGAAAGAAGTATTAGTAGCAAACGGAGTAGTTTCTAAAAACGAATTAGTGAAAATTATGGGTAGAGGAGAATTGAAATCTGCGATTTCAATCTCTGCTGACAAGTTCACTAAGTCTGCTGAAGAGCTTATTGCTAAGGCAGGTGGAAAAGCAATTACCTTATAA
- the rplF gene encoding 50S ribosomal protein L6 produces the protein MSRIGKAIITIPAGITVTENNGVVTVKGAKGELSQELTAGITLEQKDGELNVNRPSDSKQHKALHGLYRALIANMIVGVSEGFEKKLELVGVGYRASHTGQKLELALGFSHGIVLELPIEVKIDTLTEKGKNPIITLASHDKQLLGMVTAKIRSFRKPEPYKGKGVRFVGEIVRRKAGKSA, from the coding sequence ATGTCAAGAATTGGTAAAGCAATTATAACAATTCCAGCTGGAATTACAGTCACTGAAAATAACGGTGTTGTAACAGTAAAAGGAGCTAAAGGAGAACTTTCTCAGGAGCTTACAGCAGGAATTACTTTAGAACAAAAAGATGGCGAGCTTAATGTAAACAGACCATCTGATTCTAAGCAACACAAAGCGCTTCACGGTTTATACAGAGCGTTGATCGCCAACATGATCGTAGGTGTATCAGAAGGTTTCGAAAAGAAACTAGAACTAGTAGGGGTAGGATATAGAGCTTCTCACACAGGTCAAAAACTTGAGTTAGCTTTAGGATTCTCTCACGGTATCGTATTAGAACTTCCAATTGAAGTAAAAATTGATACATTGACTGAAAAAGGTAAAAACCCAATTATTACTTTAGCGTCTCACGACAAGCAACTTCTAGGAATGGTTACTGCAAAGATCCGTTCTTTCAGAAAGCCTGAGCCATACAAAGGAAAAGGTGTAAGATTCGTAGGAGAAATTGTTAGACGTAAAGCTGGTAAATCTGCTTAA
- the rpsK gene encoding 30S ribosomal protein S11 has translation MAKQSKVVKKRKVKVEAIGEAHIQASFNNIIISLTNKSGEVISWASAGKMGFRGSKKNTPFAAQMAAENCSNVAHEAGLRRVKVYVKGPGAGRESAIRTIHNSGIEVSEIIDVTPMPHNGCRPPKRRRV, from the coding sequence ATGGCAAAACAAAGTAAAGTAGTTAAAAAAAGAAAAGTAAAAGTTGAGGCTATTGGTGAAGCACATATTCAAGCTTCTTTCAATAACATCATCATTTCTTTAACAAATAAAAGCGGAGAAGTTATCTCTTGGGCATCTGCCGGTAAAATGGGTTTCAGAGGTTCTAAAAAGAATACTCCATTTGCTGCTCAAATGGCAGCTGAAAATTGCTCTAATGTTGCTCATGAAGCTGGATTAAGAAGAGTAAAGGTGTACGTGAAAGGTCCTGGTGCTGGTAGAGAATCTGCAATCAGAACAATTCACAATTCAGGTATTGAAGTTAGCGAAATCATTGACGTGACTCCTATGCCACACAATGGATGTAGACCACCAAAAAGAAGAAGAGTTTAA
- the rpsM gene encoding 30S ribosomal protein S13 — MARIAGIDLPKNKRGVIGLTYIYGVGRSTSSEILKAAGISEDKKVNEWNDDELAAIRTYISENVKVEGELRSEVQLNIKRLMDIGCQRGIRHRLGLPLRGQRTKNNSRTRKGKRKTVANKKKASK; from the coding sequence ATGGCGAGAATTGCAGGTATTGATTTACCAAAAAACAAAAGAGGTGTTATCGGTTTAACTTACATCTATGGAGTAGGAAGAAGTACTTCTTCTGAAATCCTTAAAGCTGCCGGTATCAGCGAAGACAAGAAAGTCAACGAATGGAATGACGATGAATTGGCTGCAATCAGAACATATATCTCTGAAAACGTAAAAGTAGAAGGAGAATTGAGATCTGAAGTGCAATTGAACATCAAGAGATTGATGGACATAGGATGCCAACGAGGAATACGTCACAGACTAGGATTACCTTTAAGAGGCCAGAGAACGAAAAACAACTCTAGAACCCGAAAAGGAAAGAGAAAAACTGTTGCTAACAAGAAAAAGGCAAGTAAATAA
- the secY gene encoding preprotein translocase subunit SecY, with protein sequence MKEFIQTLKNIWSLKELRDKILFTLGIILVYRFASYISLPAINLAEVGDLLEHYKNQGGNKQGAGLLGLLSSFTGGAFSHASVMALGIMPYISASIIVQLMGMAIPYLQKLQKDGESGRNTLNQITRWLTIGVCLVQAPSYLTSITQLFLPYAQFQSAYFVEPNSIMFWLPSIVILVGGSVFAMWLGEKITDKGIGNGISILIMVGILSRLPEAFVQEMAVQNGKGGMGSIMILIEVLFWMVVVLLAVILSVAVRKIPIQYVSRAQARGGVNRNLMQGARQWIPLKVNAAGVMPIIFAQALMFVPGLLTKFDESNTFLAGFKNVFSWQYNVLFALLIIIFSFFYTAITIPVNQMADDLKRNGGLVPKVRPGKETADYLDDILSKITLPGAIFLSIFAVLPAIVHGSFVQTDAFALFFGGTSLLIMVGVILDTVQQINTYLLNHHYDGLMQSKLSRTTGY encoded by the coding sequence ATGAAAGAATTTATACAAACACTTAAAAATATATGGAGCCTAAAGGAGTTGAGAGATAAAATTCTCTTTACGTTAGGTATTATCCTTGTGTATAGATTCGCATCTTATATCTCACTTCCCGCAATTAACCTTGCAGAAGTGGGAGATCTCTTAGAGCATTATAAAAATCAAGGCGGTAACAAGCAAGGAGCAGGTCTCCTTGGCTTGCTTTCGTCGTTTACGGGGGGGGCTTTCAGCCACGCTTCCGTAATGGCGTTGGGTATCATGCCTTATATTTCTGCTTCTATTATTGTTCAGTTGATGGGAATGGCTATTCCTTATCTTCAGAAGCTTCAGAAAGATGGAGAGTCAGGTAGAAATACATTGAACCAAATTACAAGATGGTTAACAATCGGAGTTTGTCTGGTACAGGCACCTTCTTATTTAACTTCTATTACTCAATTATTCTTACCGTATGCTCAATTCCAATCTGCATATTTTGTAGAGCCAAATTCTATTATGTTCTGGCTGCCAAGTATTGTTATCTTGGTGGGTGGATCAGTATTCGCAATGTGGTTAGGTGAAAAGATTACCGACAAGGGAATCGGAAATGGTATTTCCATTCTTATTATGGTAGGTATTCTTTCAAGATTGCCTGAAGCATTCGTACAGGAGATGGCCGTGCAGAACGGAAAAGGAGGAATGGGATCTATTATGATCCTTATTGAAGTATTATTCTGGATGGTGGTAGTTCTTTTAGCAGTGATTCTATCAGTTGCTGTTAGAAAAATACCAATCCAGTATGTAAGCAGAGCTCAAGCAAGAGGAGGTGTAAACAGAAATCTTATGCAGGGAGCGAGACAATGGATTCCATTGAAAGTAAATGCTGCTGGTGTAATGCCGATTATCTTTGCGCAGGCACTGATGTTCGTACCAGGACTATTAACAAAATTCGATGAGTCTAACACTTTTCTTGCAGGTTTCAAGAATGTTTTTAGCTGGCAGTACAATGTATTGTTTGCGCTATTAATTATTATCTTCTCATTTTTCTATACTGCGATTACAATTCCGGTTAACCAGATGGCTGATGATTTAAAGAGGAATGGTGGGTTAGTACCAAAAGTAAGACCCGGAAAAGAGACCGCTGATTATTTAGATGATATTTTATCAAAAATTACCTTGCCAGGTGCAATTTTTTTATCTATCTTTGCAGTCCTTCCAGCAATTGTGCATGGAAGCTTTGTTCAGACAGATGCGTTTGCCCTATTTTTCGGGGGAACGTCACTATTAATTATGGTGGGTGTAATTTTAGATACAGTTCAACAGATTAATACATATCTGCTGAACCATCATTATGATGGCTTAATGCAGTCTAAATTATCAAGAACGACTGGATATTAA
- the rplQ gene encoding 50S ribosomal protein L17, with translation MRHGKKFNHLGRTASHRSALLSNMACSLIEHKRINTTVAKAKALRVYVEPLLTKAKEDTTHNRRVVFSYLQNKFAVAELFRTVAPKIAERNGGYTRIIKTGFRPGDAADMALIELVDFNELYNPNAEEKKTTRRSRRSTTAKKAEAVVADAPVVEEKVEEAKADTTEEKTEE, from the coding sequence ATGAGACACGGTAAAAAATTCAATCACTTAGGAAGAACAGCTTCTCACAGAAGTGCTTTACTTTCTAATATGGCTTGTTCTCTAATTGAGCATAAAAGAATCAACACTACTGTAGCTAAAGCTAAAGCTTTAAGAGTATATGTTGAGCCTCTATTAACAAAAGCAAAAGAAGATACTACACATAACAGAAGAGTAGTATTCTCTTACCTTCAAAATAAATTTGCGGTTGCTGAATTATTCAGAACTGTAGCTCCTAAAATCGCTGAAAGAAACGGTGGTTATACAAGAATCATTAAGACAGGTTTCAGACCAGGTGATGCTGCTGATATGGCTCTTATCGAATTGGTAGATTTCAACGAGCTTTACAACCCTAATGCTGAAGAGAAGAAGACTACAAGAAGAAGTAGAAGATCTACAACTGCTAAAAAAGCTGAAGCTGTAGTAGCTGACGCTCCTGTAGTAGAAGAGAAAGTAGAAGAAGCTAAAGCTGATACTACTGAAGAAAAAACTGAAGAATAA
- a CDS encoding DNA-directed RNA polymerase subunit alpha — protein sequence MAILQFIKPDKVILLNSDEFKGQFEFRPLEPGFGLTIGNALRRVLLSSLEGYAISSIKIEGVEHEFSTIPGVIEDVTEIILNLKQVRVKASAEGQANEQVVAKVSGQTIITAGDLGKSINGFEVLNPDLVICNLNSDVTFEITFNIEKGRGYVPSEQNKSNNAPVGTIAIDSIFTPIKKVQYSIENYRVEQKTDYEKLVLDIETDGSISPQNALTEASKILIYHFMLFSDERITLETEAVKASIQYDEETLHTRQLLKSKLADMDLSVRALNCLKAAEVETLGELVSYSKSDLMKFRNFGKKSLTELEELVHSKGLNFGFDVAKYKLDADK from the coding sequence ATGGCAATTTTACAATTCATAAAACCCGATAAAGTAATTTTACTTAACTCTGATGAATTTAAAGGTCAATTCGAATTCAGACCTTTAGAACCAGGTTTCGGGCTTACAATCGGTAATGCTTTGAGAAGAGTGTTGCTTTCTTCTCTGGAAGGATACGCTATTTCATCTATCAAAATAGAAGGTGTAGAGCACGAATTTTCAACTATTCCAGGAGTAATCGAAGACGTTACCGAAATTATTCTTAACCTTAAGCAGGTTAGAGTAAAAGCTTCAGCAGAAGGCCAGGCTAATGAGCAGGTTGTTGCTAAAGTTTCAGGTCAAACGATTATTACTGCTGGTGATTTAGGAAAATCGATCAACGGATTCGAGGTCTTAAACCCGGATTTAGTGATTTGTAACCTAAATAGTGATGTAACTTTCGAAATTACTTTCAATATTGAAAAAGGTAGAGGGTATGTTCCTTCTGAACAAAATAAGTCAAACAATGCTCCTGTAGGGACTATTGCTATCGACTCTATTTTTACGCCGATTAAGAAAGTACAATACAGCATTGAAAATTATCGTGTAGAGCAAAAAACAGACTACGAAAAACTTGTATTAGATATAGAAACTGATGGTTCCATCAGTCCTCAAAATGCTTTGACAGAAGCTTCTAAGATATTAATTTATCACTTCATGTTGTTCTCTGATGAGAGAATAACTCTTGAAACGGAAGCTGTAAAAGCATCTATCCAATATGATGAAGAAACTCTTCATACAAGACAACTACTTAAGTCTAAATTAGCAGATATGGATCTTTCTGTAAGAGCCCTTAACTGTCTTAAAGCTGCTGAAGTAGAAACTCTTGGAGAATTAGTTTCTTACAGTAAGTCTGATTTGATGAAATTCAGAAATTTTGGTAAAAAATCTTTGACAGAACTAGAAGAATTAGTGCATTCAAAAGGTCTTAACTTCGGTTTCGACGTTGCAAAATATAAGTTAGACGCTGATAAATAA
- the infA gene encoding translation initiation factor IF-1, translating to MAKQKHIEQDGVIVEALSNAMFRVELENGHILIAHISGKMRMHYIKLLPGDKVKLEMSPYDLTKGRITFRY from the coding sequence ATGGCAAAACAAAAACATATTGAACAAGATGGCGTGATCGTGGAAGCACTTTCAAACGCCATGTTCCGTGTAGAGCTTGAAAATGGGCATATACTTATTGCTCATATCTCAGGCAAAATGAGAATGCATTATATTAAACTTTTACCTGGTGATAAGGTAAAACTAGAAATGTCTCCCTATGATTTAACGAAAGGGAGGATCACATTTAGATATTAA
- the rpmJ gene encoding 50S ribosomal protein L36 — MKVRASIKKRSADCKIVRRKGVLFVINKKNPKFKQRQG; from the coding sequence ATGAAAGTAAGAGCATCAATTAAAAAAAGAAGCGCTGATTGCAAAATCGTACGCAGAAAAGGTGTACTATTCGTAATCAACAAGAAGAACCCAAAATTTAAACAAAGACAAGGCTAA
- the rplR gene encoding 50S ribosomal protein L18, whose amino-acid sequence MALSKLEKRIRIKRRVRGKISGSSELPRLSVYKSNKEIYAQLIDDKNGKTLVAASSREKGVDAKGTKTEISAAVGKAIAAKAIAAGIESIVFDRNGFVYHGRVKALADGAREGGLKF is encoded by the coding sequence ATGGCATTAAGTAAATTAGAAAAAAGAATAAGAATCAAAAGAAGAGTAAGAGGGAAAATCTCTGGTTCTTCTGAATTGCCAAGATTATCTGTATATAAAAGTAATAAGGAAATTTACGCTCAGTTAATCGATGATAAAAATGGTAAAACTTTAGTAGCAGCTTCTTCTAGAGAGAAAGGTGTAGACGCTAAAGGTACTAAGACTGAAATTTCTGCTGCAGTTGGTAAAGCTATTGCTGCTAAAGCTATCGCTGCAGGAATCGAAAGTATTGTATTTGACAGAAACGGTTTCGTATATCACGGTAGAGTGAAAGCTCTAGCTGATGGTGCGAGAGAAGGTGGACTTAAATTCTAA
- the rpsE gene encoding 30S ribosomal protein S5, translating into MLGLDNIERVKPGGLELKDRLVAVNRVTKVTKGGRAFGFSAIVVVGNEEGVIGFGLGKSKEVASAIAKAVEDAKKNLVKVPVMNHTIPHQTTARYGGADIFLRPASHGTGLIAGGAVRAVLESAGIHDILSKSKGSSNPHNVVKATFKALLDIRRPEEIARMRGVSLSKVFNG; encoded by the coding sequence ATGTTAGGACTAGATAATATAGAAAGAGTAAAACCGGGAGGATTAGAATTAAAAGATCGTCTCGTAGCTGTTAACAGAGTAACAAAAGTAACTAAAGGAGGTAGAGCTTTCGGATTTTCTGCTATTGTTGTAGTAGGTAACGAAGAAGGTGTTATCGGTTTTGGTTTAGGAAAATCTAAAGAGGTTGCTTCTGCAATTGCTAAAGCAGTTGAAGACGCTAAGAAAAACCTTGTGAAAGTTCCTGTAATGAACCATACTATTCCTCACCAAACTACTGCTAGATACGGTGGTGCAGATATCTTCTTAAGACCTGCTTCTCACGGTACAGGACTTATCGCAGGTGGTGCGGTAAGAGCGGTATTAGAATCTGCTGGTATTCACGATATCCTTTCAAAATCTAAAGGATCTTCTAACCCTCACAACGTGGTGAAAGCTACTTTCAAAGCGTTATTAGACATCAGAAGACCTGAAGAAATCGCAAGAATGAGAGGAGTTTCTCTAAGTAAAGTGTTTAACGGTTAA
- the rpsH gene encoding 30S ribosomal protein S8: protein MVTDPISDFLTRVRNAQSAGHKVVEIPASKIKKEITKILFDQGYILNFKFEDSAVQGVIKIALKYDKQTNKPAIKSIQRASRPGLRQYKGSTELPRVLNGLGISIISTSKGVMTDKKAREEKVGGEVICYVY, encoded by the coding sequence ATGGTAACAGATCCAATTTCAGATTTCCTAACAAGAGTAAGGAACGCACAAAGCGCAGGCCACAAAGTGGTGGAAATTCCTGCATCGAAAATCAAAAAGGAGATTACTAAGATCTTATTTGATCAAGGGTATATCTTAAACTTTAAGTTTGAAGATAGCGCTGTTCAAGGAGTGATCAAAATCGCTTTAAAGTACGATAAGCAAACTAACAAACCTGCTATCAAGTCTATTCAAAGAGCTTCTAGACCAGGTTTGAGACAGTACAAAGGTTCTACTGAACTTCCAAGAGTACTAAACGGTTTGGGTATTTCTATCATCTCTACTTCTAAAGGAGTAATGACTGACAAGAAAGCTAGAGAAGAGAAAGTAGGCGGTGAAGTAATCTGCTATGTTTATTAA